DNA sequence from the Actinomycetes bacterium genome:
CGTTTGGCGCAGGTGTCGACCCTGGTGGCTAATTCTCCTCGATACGCTGGGCGACATCCGTGATCTTGAACGCTGTGGGCGAGATCATGCTGCCTGCGGCCGCCTTCCGCTCGTCTTCCCCCTCGTCGGGCCGCAGGATGGAGTGTTGTGGTGTCGGTGCAGCCGCGGCCGTGGCCGAAGCCTGCCGAGGTGATCGTTGCGGCGGTGCGGGCGAAGTACGCCCGGCGGCAGGCGCCGCTTGCGGTGCAGGTCCGTGACCGGTTCGGTGCGTTGTTCCCCGACGCCGCGTTCGAGTCGGCGTTCGCCGGTCGGGGCCGGCCGGGGTGGTCACCTGGCCGGTTGGCGTTGGTCACCGTGTTGCAGATGGCGGAGGGCCTGACCGACCGGCAGGCCGCCGAGGCGGTGCGGGAGCGGCTGTCGTGGCAGTACGCCCTGGGTTTGGGCCTGGACGATCCGGGGTTTGGTCACACCGTGCTCAGCGAGTTCCGCGCCCGGGTGGTCGAGCATGGGTCGGAGGAGCGGGTTCTCGACCTGCTGTTGGACCGCCTGGTCGAGGAGGGCTTGCTGGGCCCGGGCGGGAAGCAGCGCACCGATTCCACGCATGTGGTCGCCGCGGTCCGCGGCCGCAACCGGCTCGAGCTGGCCGGTGAGTCGGTGCGCGCCTGCCTGGAGGCGCTGGCTGCCTGCGCGCCGTCCTGGCTGGCCGAGGTGGTCGACGTGCCCGGGTGGAGTCGGCGGTACCCCGCCCGGGTGGACTCGTGGCGGCTGCCCACCGCCCAGGCCAAGCGCACGGAGTTGGCCCTGGCCTGTGCCCGTGACGGGTCCGCGCTGGTCGAGGCGTGCCACCGGGCGGACGCGCCGGGCTGGGTGCGCGAGGTCGAGGCGGTGGGGGTGCTCCGGGTGGTGCTGCTGCAGAACTACCCGCGCACGGTCACCGAGACCGGGACGGAGGTGGCGCGGCGGGAGGCAGAGCGGGACGGTCTTCCACCGGGCAGGTTTCGTCTGCGCTCCCCTACGACCCCGACGCCCGGTGGGGTGGCAAGCGGGACACGTTCTGGAACGGCTACAAGGGTCATCTCAGCGAGACCTGCGACGCTGAGGAGGACACCACCAGCAGGCAGGGCGACGGCGCGGGCGCGCGGTCCGAGCCATGCCCGCCGGCCACGGCGGGCTCCGGCCAGCGCGAACGGTCCCCGCAGCGGCCCAACCTGATCACCAACGTGGCGACCACCGACGCGGCCGTGCCCGACCAGGCGATGACCAAGGCGACCCACCACGCGCTGGACCGCCGGGGGCTGCTGCCAGCAGCGCACGACGTCGACTCCGGCTCCCCCTCGGCCGAGCTGGTCGCCGACGCCGCTTGTGACGACGGCATCGCGTTGACCTCCCCAATGCTGGCCGACACCTCACGCCAGGCCAGGGCAGGGACCGGGTTGCACGCCGCGGCGTTCACCATCGACTGGGACGACCAGCAGGTCACCTGCCCGCAAGGACAGCGCAGCTCCTCTGGGAGCCCGGCCACCCAGCGGGGCACCGAGGCGACCGTGGTGAAGTTCGCCGCGAGTACCTGCGGCCCCTGCCCGGTCCGCGGTCAGTGCACCACCGCCGCCCGCGGCGGCCGGCAGCTCACGCTCAAGCCCCGGCCGCTGCACGAGACGTTACAGACCGGCCGCGCCGAGCAAGCCACCGCAGACTGGCAGGCCCGCTGCGCCATCCGCGCCGGCGTCGAAGGCACCATGCATCAGGCCATCGCCGTCACCGGCACCCGCAACGCCCGCTACAAGGGCCTGGCCAAGACCCATCTCGAACACGTGTACTCAGCGGTCGCCCTCAACCTCATCCGCCTGGACGCCTGGTGGAACGGCCACCCCCTGGACCGGCGCCGAACCAGCCACCTCGCCCGCCTAGAGCTGGCCCTGGCCGCATAGCCCCGAATTAACCACCAGGGTC
Encoded proteins:
- a CDS encoding transposase — protein: MSVQPRPWPKPAEVIVAAVRAKYARRQAPLAVQVRDRFGALFPDAAFESAFAGRGRPGWSPGRLALVTVLQMAEGLTDRQAAEAVRERLSWQYALGLGLDDPGFGHTVLSEFRARVVEHGSEERVLDLLLDRLVEEGLLGPGGKQRTDSTHVVAAVRGRNRLELAGESVRACLEALAACAPSWLAEVVDVPGWSRRYPARVDSWRLPTAQAKRTELALACARDGSALVEACHRADAPGWVREVEAVGVLRVVLLQNYPRTVTETGTEVARREAERDGLPPGRFRLRSPTTPTPGGVASGTRSGTATRVISARPATLRRTPPAGRATARARGPSHARRPRRAPASANGPRSGPT
- a CDS encoding transposase, whose translation is MATTDAAVPDQAMTKATHHALDRRGLLPAAHDVDSGSPSAELVADAACDDGIALTSPMLADTSRQARAGTGLHAAAFTIDWDDQQVTCPQGQRSSSGSPATQRGTEATVVKFAASTCGPCPVRGQCTTAARGGRQLTLKPRPLHETLQTGRAEQATADWQARCAIRAGVEGTMHQAIAVTGTRNARYKGLAKTHLEHVYSAVALNLIRLDAWWNGHPLDRRRTSHLARLELALAA